A single genomic interval of Saccharothrix saharensis harbors:
- a CDS encoding DMT family transporter — MQTSGKFVLLSAIWGGSFALIKVAVDAGVPPVWVALSRCLFGALTLWAICLAGGTAVPRDRRTWGHAAVVAALLNAVPFTLLAYGETQVSSVLAGVFNATTPLTTLVFALLVVPSERMTRTRVAGLLVGFTGVLVVLDAWRGMAGDVLGGSLACLAATTCYGAGFAYTRRFFSGGDRSASALSAVQITCATLQLAVVAPAVGGVPSWPGTSAALALLVLGAVGTGLAYVLNLDVIRAAGPAVASTVTYVTPLWSTALGAVLLGEPVGWTTPIGGVIVLGGVLLARHRPNVRIHP, encoded by the coding sequence GTGCAGACGTCCGGGAAGTTCGTGCTGCTGTCCGCGATCTGGGGCGGCAGCTTCGCGTTGATCAAGGTGGCGGTGGACGCGGGGGTGCCGCCGGTGTGGGTGGCGCTGTCGCGCTGCCTGTTCGGCGCGCTCACGCTGTGGGCGATCTGCCTGGCGGGAGGCACGGCCGTGCCGCGGGACCGGCGCACGTGGGGTCACGCGGCGGTGGTCGCGGCACTGCTCAACGCGGTGCCGTTCACGCTGCTCGCGTACGGCGAGACGCAGGTCAGCTCGGTGCTGGCGGGTGTCTTCAACGCCACCACGCCGTTGACGACGCTGGTGTTCGCGCTGCTGGTGGTGCCGAGCGAGCGGATGACCCGGACGCGGGTGGCGGGGCTGCTGGTCGGCTTCACGGGCGTGCTGGTGGTGCTGGACGCGTGGCGGGGAATGGCGGGCGACGTCCTCGGGGGCAGCCTCGCCTGCCTGGCCGCGACCACGTGCTACGGCGCGGGTTTCGCCTACACCCGGCGGTTCTTCTCCGGCGGTGACCGCAGCGCGAGCGCGTTGTCGGCCGTGCAGATCACGTGCGCGACGCTGCAACTGGCCGTGGTGGCGCCGGCGGTGGGCGGCGTGCCGTCGTGGCCGGGGACGTCCGCGGCGCTGGCGCTGCTGGTGCTCGGCGCGGTGGGCACGGGGCTGGCGTACGTGCTGAACCTGGACGTGATCCGGGCGGCCGGGCCGGCGGTGGCGTCGACCGTCACCTACGTCACGCCGCTGTGGTCGACGGCGCTCGGCGCGGTGCTGCTCGGCGAGCCCGTCGGGTGGACCACGCCGATCGGCGGCGTGATCGTGCTCGGAGGTGTGCTGCTGGCCCGGCACCGGCCGAATGTGAGGATTCATCCATGA
- a CDS encoding SSI family serine proteinase inhibitor — MITADQLEETTVPVTRLTRGLLPALAAATALGGLLAPTATAAPATDLTISVYDPLAPVVREYRLTCDPDGGTHPRPKAACEAIRRSPGTIKPPPPTAHCYDRVFGPQRAKVSGLLFGVDVAATFSRVNSCEEDRWQAWLPVWG; from the coding sequence GTGATCACCGCAGATCAGTTGGAGGAGACCACCGTGCCCGTCACCAGGTTGACCCGCGGCCTGCTGCCCGCGCTGGCCGCCGCGACCGCCCTCGGCGGCCTGCTCGCGCCCACCGCGACCGCGGCCCCCGCCACCGACCTCACCATCTCCGTGTACGACCCGCTCGCGCCGGTCGTCCGGGAGTACCGCCTCACCTGCGACCCCGACGGCGGCACGCACCCGCGGCCGAAAGCGGCCTGCGAGGCGATCCGCAGGTCGCCGGGCACGATCAAGCCGCCACCGCCGACCGCGCACTGCTACGACCGCGTGTTCGGCCCGCAGCGCGCCAAGGTGTCCGGCCTGCTGTTCGGCGTCGACGTCGCGGCGACGTTCAGCCGGGTGAACTCGTGCGAGGAGGACCGCTGGCAGGCGTGGCTGCCGGTCTGGGGCTGA
- a CDS encoding S8 family peptidase translates to MFRPRKRGRALGALLVAAGLLSAPVTGVAGAEPGAATARAAGAEPGGSAASSAVDPRPRTVTLVTGDRVVVAGEAVGSFQPAPGRDRITFQSTHRDGRLSVVPEDALKGVASGRLDPRLFDVTGLIEAGYDDARSDHVPLIVTGTPTTGLRSARALPGALAVRAPKADAAATFRDLLADPGVTKVWLDAVLRPTLDRSTAQIGAPTAWRSGLTGKGVKVAVLDGGVDGGHPDLRGKEVGERNFTDEPDATDRTGHGTHVAATIASGDRTYRGVAPDARILDGKVCGLNGCPESAILAGVQWAVDEGADVVNLSLGGYDSPGVDPLEDAINQLSAKTGTLFVVAAGNGGRSKSIDSPGSADAALTVGAVRHDDDLAHFSSRGPRIGDDAVKPDITAPGVNIVAAKAAEGVLGTPVGRRHTALSGTSMATPHVAGAAALLVQRHPDWTGAQLKAALMASAKPNPALGVFEQGAGRVDLTRAITATVGAEPVSVTFEEQRWPHHDDAPVTRTVTYRNSGPEPVSFDLTAELRGPRGTPPAGLITVDPAHVTVPAGGTAAVAVTADTRVGDVDGVFSGVLVGGPTRVPVSLAREVESYDIALEHVGADGNPALDNSIALVGMDNDVYETLYGPDGTATARVPKGEYMARTVIRSWPKTWVLARPTLPVDADHTRYTFDARVAEPLSVTAPDPTAMPMIGDINVSRVLNGRRVVLNTAFIGGYGDMAIGHVGPTLTDDELTVSFGAQFQSPPVDGTPTHYRFRWMEQGAVPTGYTRAPTLDELTEVRTSFAPGPADRQYLHSGNASPPDGSGGWSVGLPVPSGGAVVDRITPDRLTWSWGFQRLSPQYRTEADYSSFNRRYRLGERYDERFVYPVLGPGLAGYSATYLGLHEDRVTAQVPLINDRDGHLGRGDYASARTSVYRDGRLVGQVRDQWGEFTVPEGAGRYRVEHDLVRDPAAHELTTRVSGAWSFDMATLPDGQGRRLPLSVVRFTPRLDASGAAPAGRLLSVPLTVEQQDGADNGEVGQVRVDVSFDDGRSWRRVPVAGGAALVRHPDAAGYASLRASGADSDGNTFEHTVIRAYRITR, encoded by the coding sequence GTGTTCAGACCACGAAAGCGCGGCAGAGCTCTGGGAGCGCTCCTGGTCGCGGCGGGGCTGCTCTCCGCGCCGGTCACCGGGGTCGCCGGCGCGGAACCGGGGGCGGCGACCGCTCGAGCCGCCGGGGCCGAGCCGGGCGGGTCCGCCGCTTCCTCGGCCGTCGATCCCCGACCGCGCACCGTCACGCTCGTCACCGGTGACCGGGTCGTGGTGGCGGGCGAGGCGGTCGGGTCGTTCCAGCCCGCGCCCGGCCGCGACCGGATCACGTTCCAGTCCACCCACCGCGACGGGCGGCTCAGCGTCGTCCCCGAGGACGCGCTCAAGGGCGTCGCCTCGGGCAGGCTCGACCCGCGCCTGTTCGACGTGACCGGCCTGATCGAAGCCGGCTACGACGACGCCCGCAGCGACCACGTGCCGCTGATCGTCACCGGCACGCCCACCACCGGCCTGCGCTCCGCCCGCGCCCTGCCCGGCGCGCTGGCCGTGCGAGCGCCCAAGGCCGACGCCGCCGCGACGTTCCGGGACCTGCTCGCCGACCCCGGCGTGACGAAGGTCTGGCTGGACGCCGTGCTGCGCCCCACCCTCGACCGCTCCACCGCCCAGATCGGCGCGCCCACCGCGTGGCGGTCCGGCCTGACCGGCAAGGGCGTGAAGGTCGCCGTGCTCGACGGCGGGGTCGACGGCGGGCACCCCGACCTGCGCGGCAAGGAGGTCGGCGAGCGCAACTTCACCGACGAGCCCGACGCCACCGACCGGACCGGCCACGGCACGCACGTCGCCGCCACCATCGCCAGTGGCGACCGGACCTACCGGGGTGTCGCGCCCGACGCCCGCATCCTCGACGGCAAGGTGTGCGGCCTCAACGGCTGCCCCGAGTCCGCGATCCTGGCCGGCGTGCAGTGGGCCGTCGACGAGGGAGCCGACGTCGTCAACCTCAGCCTCGGCGGCTACGACTCCCCCGGCGTCGACCCGCTGGAGGACGCGATCAACCAGCTGTCGGCGAAGACCGGCACGCTGTTCGTCGTCGCGGCGGGCAACGGCGGGCGGTCGAAGTCGATCGACTCACCCGGCAGCGCGGACGCCGCGCTCACCGTCGGCGCGGTCCGGCACGACGACGACCTCGCCCACTTCTCCAGCCGAGGTCCCCGCATCGGCGACGACGCGGTGAAGCCCGACATCACCGCGCCCGGCGTGAACATCGTCGCCGCGAAGGCCGCCGAGGGCGTCCTGGGCACGCCGGTCGGCCGCCGGCACACCGCCCTGTCCGGCACCTCGATGGCCACCCCGCACGTCGCGGGCGCGGCCGCCCTGCTCGTCCAGCGCCACCCGGACTGGACCGGGGCGCAGCTCAAGGCCGCGCTCATGGCGTCGGCCAAGCCGAACCCGGCGCTGGGCGTGTTCGAGCAGGGCGCGGGCCGGGTCGACCTCACCCGCGCGATCACGGCCACGGTCGGCGCGGAGCCGGTCAGCGTGACGTTCGAGGAGCAGCGGTGGCCGCACCACGACGACGCGCCGGTCACCAGGACCGTCACCTACCGCAACAGCGGCCCGGAGCCGGTCAGCTTCGACCTCACCGCCGAGCTGCGCGGCCCGCGCGGCACCCCGCCGGCGGGTCTGATCACTGTCGACCCCGCGCACGTCACCGTGCCCGCAGGCGGCACGGCCGCGGTCGCGGTCACCGCGGACACGAGGGTCGGCGACGTGGACGGCGTCTTCTCCGGCGTGCTGGTCGGCGGGCCGACGCGCGTGCCGGTCAGCCTCGCCCGCGAGGTCGAGAGCTACGACATCGCGCTGGAGCACGTCGGCGCCGACGGCAACCCGGCGCTGGACAACTCGATCGCGCTCGTCGGCATGGACAACGACGTCTACGAGACCTTGTACGGCCCCGACGGCACCGCGACCGCGCGCGTGCCCAAGGGCGAGTACATGGCGCGCACGGTCATCCGAAGCTGGCCCAAGACGTGGGTGCTGGCCCGGCCGACGCTGCCCGTGGACGCCGACCACACCCGGTACACCTTCGACGCCCGGGTGGCCGAGCCGCTGAGCGTCACCGCGCCCGACCCGACCGCGATGCCGATGATCGGCGACATCAACGTCTCCCGGGTGCTCAACGGCCGGCGCGTCGTGCTCAACACCGCGTTCATCGGCGGCTACGGCGACATGGCGATCGGTCACGTCGGCCCGACCCTGACCGACGACGAGCTGACCGTCTCGTTCGGCGCGCAGTTCCAGAGCCCGCCCGTGGACGGGACGCCGACGCACTACCGGTTCCGCTGGATGGAGCAGGGTGCGGTGCCCACCGGGTACACCCGCGCGCCGACCCTGGACGAGCTGACCGAGGTGCGCACCTCGTTCGCGCCCGGCCCGGCCGACCGCCAGTACCTGCACAGCGGCAACGCGAGCCCGCCGGACGGCTCGGGCGGCTGGTCGGTGGGCCTGCCGGTGCCCTCGGGCGGCGCGGTGGTCGACCGGATCACGCCCGACCGGCTCACCTGGAGCTGGGGTTTCCAGCGGCTCTCGCCGCAGTACCGGACCGAGGCCGACTACTCGTCGTTCAACCGCCGGTACCGGCTGGGCGAGCGGTACGACGAGCGGTTCGTGTACCCGGTGCTCGGACCGGGCCTGGCCGGGTACTCGGCCACCTACCTCGGCCTGCACGAGGACCGGGTGACCGCGCAGGTGCCGCTGATCAACGACCGGGACGGCCACCTCGGCCGCGGCGACTACGCGTCGGCGCGCACCTCGGTGTACCGGGACGGGCGGCTGGTCGGCCAGGTGCGCGACCAGTGGGGCGAGTTCACCGTGCCCGAGGGCGCGGGCCGCTACCGGGTCGAGCACGACCTCGTCCGCGATCCGGCGGCGCACGAGCTGACCACGCGGGTCAGCGGTGCGTGGTCGTTCGACATGGCGACCCTGCCGGACGGCCAGGGCCGACGGTTGCCGCTCTCGGTGGTCCGCTTCACGCCGCGGCTCGACGCGTCCGGCGCCGCACCGGCCGGACGCCTGCTCAGCGTGCCGCTGACCGTGGAGCAGCAGGACGGCGCGGACAACGGCGAGGTGGGCCAGGTCCGGGTCGACGTGTCGTTCGACGACGGCAGGAGCTGGCGGCGGGTGCCCGTCGCGGGCGGGGCTGCGTTGGTGCGGCACCCGGACGCGGCCGGTTACGCGTCCCTGCGGGCGTCCGGCGCGGACAGCGACGGCAACACGTTCGAGCACACGGTGATCCGCGCGTACAGGATCACCCGGTAG
- a CDS encoding YidH family protein, whose translation MDAEPDGARDAEPDYRFTLANERTFLAWIRTALGLLAGGVAVGQVVPPFGVPGATAALSLMCLGLAAVLAATSYPRWRAVQRAMRAGRPLPSSRAVLVLAVGVLVVTLTAAVLVVLG comes from the coding sequence ATGGACGCCGAGCCGGACGGGGCGCGGGACGCCGAGCCGGACTACCGGTTCACGCTGGCCAACGAGCGGACGTTCCTGGCGTGGATCCGCACGGCCCTGGGCCTGCTGGCGGGCGGCGTCGCGGTGGGTCAGGTCGTGCCGCCGTTCGGCGTGCCCGGCGCGACCGCGGCGCTGAGCCTGATGTGCCTCGGGCTGGCGGCCGTCCTGGCGGCGACCAGCTACCCGCGGTGGCGGGCGGTGCAGCGCGCCATGCGCGCCGGCCGGCCCCTGCCGTCGAGCCGGGCGGTGCTCGTGCTGGCCGTGGGGGTGCTGGTGGTGACGCTGACCGCGGCCGTCCTGGTGGTCCTGGGGTGA
- a CDS encoding DUF202 domain-containing protein, translating into MSGPRDPGLQPERTDLAWRRTALSAAACSVFLLHTAARAGWGLRVVPGVLVAVVAVVAARAGGRRSDRGPGRLPWVVATLVTAACLAAALVW; encoded by the coding sequence GTGAGCGGACCTCGTGACCCGGGGTTGCAGCCCGAGCGGACCGACCTGGCGTGGCGGCGCACGGCGCTGAGCGCGGCGGCGTGCTCGGTGTTCCTGCTGCACACCGCGGCACGGGCCGGCTGGGGCCTCCGGGTCGTGCCGGGGGTGCTGGTCGCGGTGGTCGCCGTGGTGGCGGCGCGGGCCGGCGGCCGACGGAGCGACCGCGGTCCGGGTCGCCTGCCGTGGGTGGTCGCGACCCTGGTCACGGCCGCGTGCCTGGCGGCTGCGCTGGTGTGGTGA
- a CDS encoding LysR family transcriptional regulator has translation MALNLPQLRAFLAVVDEGGFGTAAEALGVTQSAVSHAVAALERTLGHPVLLRRGTPRPTAFGAEVVAHARVAVAASAAITDLAARHGGAARGTIKLAAPPTVCQGLLPDLMARWEAEFPHVRVRVFEGEDDEVAEWLADGTVEMAVVVDPPPGRGVLVGEDEFHALVRTDHPLAGVGEVHAADLADDPFLLSRGGCERHVRQVHAGLPFDPLHRVRELGTLLAMVRAGVGISVVPGLVTSMLPSGLTLVPVRPRVVRRLVASGPPGREWHPAVIALIDSARPV, from the coding sequence ATGGCCCTGAACCTCCCGCAGCTCCGCGCGTTCCTCGCCGTGGTGGACGAGGGCGGCTTCGGCACGGCCGCCGAGGCGTTGGGCGTCACGCAGTCCGCCGTGTCGCACGCCGTGGCCGCGCTCGAACGCACCCTCGGCCACCCGGTGCTCCTCCGACGCGGTACACCCCGGCCGACCGCGTTCGGAGCGGAGGTCGTGGCGCACGCGCGGGTCGCGGTGGCCGCCTCGGCGGCGATCACGGACCTCGCCGCACGGCACGGCGGCGCCGCCAGGGGCACGATCAAGCTGGCCGCACCCCCGACCGTCTGCCAGGGGCTGCTGCCGGACCTGATGGCCCGGTGGGAAGCGGAGTTCCCGCACGTCCGGGTGCGGGTGTTCGAGGGCGAGGACGACGAGGTAGCCGAGTGGCTGGCCGACGGCACGGTGGAGATGGCCGTGGTGGTCGACCCGCCGCCCGGCCGGGGCGTGCTGGTGGGCGAGGACGAGTTCCACGCCTTGGTGCGCACCGACCACCCGTTGGCGGGGGTGGGCGAGGTGCACGCGGCGGACCTGGCCGACGACCCGTTCCTGCTGTCGCGCGGCGGGTGCGAGCGGCACGTGCGGCAGGTGCACGCGGGCCTGCCGTTCGACCCGCTGCACCGGGTGCGCGAGCTGGGCACGTTGCTGGCGATGGTGCGGGCCGGCGTCGGCATCTCGGTCGTGCCGGGCCTGGTGACGTCGATGCTCCCGTCGGGGCTGACGCTGGTGCCGGTGCGGCCGAGGGTGGTCCGCCGGCTGGTGGCGAGCGGCCCGCCGGGGCGCGAGTGGCACCCCGCCGTGATCGCGCTGATCGACTCCGCGCGCCCGGTGTGA
- a CDS encoding DUF2243 domain-containing protein — protein MTKGARAALVLGAGIGGFVDGIVIHQLLGWHHMLSGWYPDDLHRNMIGDGLFHLLCLLLVLTGVALLNRAGAVPARVLWGGVLAGWGVFNLVEGVVDHLVLGVHHVRTGPHELAYDLAFLVLGAALVVVGRLVARERVAR, from the coding sequence ATGACGAAAGGCGCGCGAGCCGCACTGGTGCTCGGGGCGGGGATCGGCGGGTTCGTGGACGGCATCGTCATCCACCAGCTCCTGGGCTGGCACCACATGCTGTCCGGCTGGTACCCCGACGACCTGCACCGGAACATGATCGGGGACGGGTTGTTCCACCTGCTGTGCCTGCTGCTCGTGCTGACCGGCGTGGCGCTGCTCAACCGCGCGGGCGCGGTGCCGGCACGGGTGCTGTGGGGCGGGGTGCTCGCCGGTTGGGGCGTGTTCAACCTGGTCGAAGGGGTGGTGGACCACCTGGTGCTGGGCGTGCACCACGTCCGCACCGGGCCGCACGAACTGGCCTACGACCTCGCCTTCCTGGTGCTCGGCGCGGCGTTGGTCGTGGTCGGCCGGCTCGTGGCGCGGGAGCGGGTGGCCCGGTGA
- a CDS encoding TerC/Alx family metal homeostasis membrane protein — protein MLHISGLTWTVTIGFIVLLLAVDLVLATVRPHRVGFREASLWSIFYVLVAIGFGVWFWSAHGGGFGAEYFAGYVVEKSLSVDNLFVFVLIMTTFAVPEEHQHKVLTFGIVLALLMRAVFIAVGAALLALFSFMFLLFGLLLIYTAVQLFRHRDQDPDIEDNAVVKTARRLLPITDEYVGGKILTRVDGRRVATPLFVVLVAIGGVDLLFALDSIPAVFGVTEEPYVVFTANAFALLGLRALFFLVKGLLDRLVYLSTGLSLILAFIGVKLILHWAHVAVDERVPEVPTALSLGVIVVVLAVVTVASLVKTRRDPSAKAHAGSLRAHPSEDRDRER, from the coding sequence ATGCTGCACATCAGCGGTCTGACGTGGACGGTCACGATCGGCTTCATCGTGCTCCTGCTGGCGGTGGACCTGGTGCTCGCCACCGTGCGGCCGCACCGCGTCGGGTTCCGCGAGGCGAGCCTGTGGTCGATCTTCTACGTCCTGGTCGCCATCGGGTTCGGCGTCTGGTTCTGGTCCGCGCACGGCGGCGGGTTCGGCGCGGAGTACTTCGCCGGCTACGTCGTGGAGAAGAGCCTGTCGGTCGACAACCTGTTCGTCTTCGTGCTCATCATGACCACGTTCGCGGTGCCGGAGGAGCACCAGCACAAGGTGCTGACCTTCGGCATCGTGCTGGCGCTGCTCATGCGGGCGGTCTTCATCGCGGTCGGGGCGGCCCTGCTAGCGCTGTTCTCGTTCATGTTCCTGCTGTTCGGCCTGCTGCTGATCTACACGGCGGTGCAGCTGTTCCGGCACCGCGACCAGGACCCCGACATCGAGGACAACGCGGTGGTGAAGACCGCGCGCCGGCTCCTGCCGATCACCGACGAGTACGTCGGCGGGAAGATCCTCACCCGGGTCGACGGCAGGCGGGTGGCCACGCCGCTGTTCGTCGTGCTGGTCGCGATCGGCGGCGTCGACCTGCTGTTCGCGCTGGACTCGATCCCCGCGGTGTTCGGCGTGACCGAGGAGCCCTACGTCGTGTTCACCGCGAACGCGTTCGCCCTGCTCGGTTTGCGGGCGTTGTTCTTCCTGGTCAAGGGCCTGCTCGACCGGCTGGTGTACCTGTCGACCGGGCTCTCGCTGATCCTGGCGTTCATCGGCGTGAAGCTGATCCTGCACTGGGCGCACGTCGCGGTGGACGAGCGGGTGCCCGAGGTCCCGACCGCGCTCAGCCTCGGGGTGATCGTGGTGGTGCTGGCGGTGGTGACGGTGGCCAGCCTGGTCAAGACGCGGCGCGACCCGTCGGCCAAGGCGCACGCCGGGTCACTGCGGGCCCACCCGTCCGAGGACCGCGACCGCGAGCGGTGA
- a CDS encoding choice-of-anchor A family protein produces the protein MARTHLLGVVGATALLAVVALHGVGVADPLPGGLGPCLGAQCPPGFPPVHNGAFAGRDEAVNVFVGGDFLVRQSAAEAEGRIVVGGDFDLAKAAGASSVYNVGIVGVGSRVPPPDGSDFLVTGGAVTVAPGQALLAEGGVVRHAGPLTGAITGVDQPDPAAFTPYAGLSAQLSAASTCYAAAAVTGTAVNQGYQTLFTGDGTSALQVFTVDFDLAGATGGQQGLVFEGVPDGATVLVNLVGAARRIVTYTGELTDEGQLNRMRERLLWNFPDATAAEIAGTAQFQGSVLVGNPASTTTVTVPGLAGRFFTTGSLTHGGTGGGTGNEFHAYPFTGDLPSCAIPTTTTATTTTTSATSTTTATTEPTTSTTSTATRTITSTTGVTTAPTATHPGGHHEHLAGTGANVGPAVLTAGLLLIAGSTTLVLVTRRRRG, from the coding sequence ATGGCCCGGACCCACCTGCTCGGAGTCGTCGGCGCGACGGCGCTGCTCGCGGTCGTCGCGCTGCACGGCGTCGGTGTCGCCGACCCGCTGCCCGGCGGGCTCGGGCCGTGCCTGGGCGCGCAGTGCCCGCCCGGGTTCCCGCCCGTGCACAACGGCGCGTTCGCCGGGCGCGACGAGGCGGTGAACGTCTTCGTCGGCGGCGACTTCCTGGTCCGGCAGAGCGCGGCCGAGGCCGAGGGGCGGATCGTCGTGGGCGGCGACTTCGACCTGGCCAAGGCGGCGGGCGCGTCCTCGGTCTACAACGTCGGCATCGTCGGCGTCGGCTCCCGCGTGCCGCCGCCGGACGGGTCGGACTTCCTGGTCACCGGCGGCGCGGTCACCGTCGCGCCCGGCCAGGCCCTGCTCGCCGAGGGCGGCGTGGTGCGCCACGCGGGACCGCTGACCGGCGCGATCACCGGTGTCGACCAGCCCGACCCCGCCGCCTTCACCCCGTACGCGGGCCTGTCCGCCCAGCTGAGCGCGGCGAGCACGTGCTACGCGGCGGCGGCCGTGACCGGGACCGCGGTCAACCAGGGTTATCAGACCCTGTTCACCGGCGACGGCACCTCGGCGCTCCAGGTGTTCACCGTCGACTTCGACCTGGCCGGCGCGACCGGCGGCCAGCAGGGGTTGGTGTTCGAGGGCGTGCCGGACGGCGCGACGGTGCTGGTGAACCTGGTGGGCGCGGCCCGCCGGATCGTGACCTACACCGGCGAGCTGACCGACGAGGGGCAGCTCAACCGGATGCGCGAGCGGCTGCTGTGGAACTTCCCGGACGCCACCGCGGCCGAGATCGCCGGTACGGCCCAGTTCCAGGGCAGCGTGCTGGTCGGCAACCCGGCGAGCACGACGACGGTGACCGTGCCCGGCCTGGCCGGCCGCTTCTTCACCACCGGCTCGCTCACCCACGGCGGCACGGGCGGCGGCACGGGCAACGAGTTCCACGCGTACCCGTTCACCGGCGACCTGCCCTCGTGCGCCATCCCCACGACCACGACGGCCACCACGACAACAACCAGCGCCACCAGCACGACCACCGCCACGACCGAGCCGACCACCAGCACCACCAGCACCGCGACCCGGACGATCACGTCGACCACCGGCGTCACCACCGCACCGACAGCCACTCACCCGGGCGGGCACCACGAGCACCTGGCCGGTACCGGCGCGAACGTCGGCCCCGCCGTGCTGACCGCCGGCCTGCTGCTGATCGCGGGCAGCACGACGCTGGTCCTGGTCACGCGCAGGCGGCGGGGCTGA
- a CDS encoding RecQ family ATP-dependent DNA helicase, translated as MSARERLREAARDVFGWAELRDEQIDAMEQVLGGRDVFVVLPTGAGKSAVYQVPGVLLDGLVVVVSPLIALQRDQVTALRENGAPPAALVNSGQSDADNEATWEAVGRGEVRYLFLSPEQLAKPDVLDRVGEPALFVVDEAHCVSAWGHDFRPDYLRLSAAVEKLGRPPVLALTATAGTTVREDVITHLGMRDPVVVAVGFDRPNLALEVRAFVEDDHKRRAVLDWVREAPEPGLVYVATRKDARWYAEELTAAGVRAEPFHAGMKAAERERVQDAFMRNQVDVVVATSAFGMGIDKPDVRFVAHASAPGSLDAYYQEIGRAGRDGEPADAVLFYRSQDLGLQRFLQSRHIDRDALVALAESVRDHPGLRVTELAREIGQSRRKVTSGVNLLERVDAVEVVKSRFRLVVEPERAADLAVEEAQRLQRLDKSRIEVLRAYAETRACRRQHLLGYFGEVLERACGNCDTCASGEAGTGVSANPEYPAQSRVHHAEFGSGTVVQSEADRITVLFEEVGYKTLSLEAVHAADVLGRHPDR; from the coding sequence GTGAGCGCGCGGGAGCGGTTGCGGGAGGCCGCCCGGGACGTGTTCGGGTGGGCGGAGCTGCGGGACGAGCAGATCGACGCCATGGAGCAGGTGCTGGGCGGGCGGGACGTGTTCGTCGTGCTGCCGACCGGCGCGGGCAAGTCGGCGGTCTACCAGGTGCCCGGCGTGCTGCTGGACGGCCTGGTCGTCGTCGTGTCGCCGTTGATCGCGTTGCAGCGCGACCAGGTCACGGCGTTGCGGGAGAACGGCGCGCCGCCCGCCGCGCTGGTCAACTCCGGCCAGTCCGATGCGGACAACGAGGCCACGTGGGAGGCGGTCGGGCGCGGCGAGGTGCGGTACCTGTTCCTCTCGCCCGAGCAACTGGCCAAGCCCGACGTGCTGGACCGGGTGGGCGAACCGGCGTTGTTCGTGGTGGACGAGGCGCACTGCGTGTCCGCGTGGGGCCACGACTTCCGGCCCGACTACCTGCGGCTGAGCGCGGCCGTGGAGAAGCTCGGCCGGCCGCCGGTGCTCGCGCTCACCGCCACGGCGGGCACGACCGTGCGCGAGGACGTGATCACCCACCTGGGCATGCGCGACCCCGTCGTGGTGGCCGTCGGGTTCGACCGGCCCAACCTGGCGCTGGAGGTGCGCGCGTTCGTCGAGGACGACCACAAGCGCCGCGCGGTGCTCGACTGGGTGCGGGAAGCGCCCGAGCCCGGCTTGGTCTACGTGGCCACCCGCAAGGACGCCCGGTGGTACGCGGAGGAGCTGACCGCCGCCGGTGTGCGCGCCGAGCCGTTCCACGCCGGGATGAAGGCCGCCGAACGGGAACGCGTCCAGGACGCGTTCATGCGCAACCAGGTGGACGTCGTCGTCGCCACCTCGGCGTTCGGCATGGGCATCGACAAGCCGGACGTGCGGTTCGTCGCGCACGCCTCCGCGCCCGGCTCGCTGGACGCCTACTACCAGGAGATCGGTCGGGCCGGGCGGGACGGCGAGCCCGCCGACGCGGTGCTGTTCTACCGGTCGCAGGACCTGGGGTTGCAGCGGTTCCTCCAGTCCCGGCACATCGACCGGGACGCCCTGGTGGCCCTCGCGGAGTCCGTGCGCGACCACCCCGGGCTGCGGGTCACCGAGCTGGCCCGGGAGATCGGCCAGTCGCGCCGCAAGGTCACCTCCGGGGTGAACCTGCTGGAACGGGTCGACGCCGTGGAGGTGGTCAAGTCCCGGTTCCGGCTGGTGGTCGAGCCGGAGCGGGCGGCCGACCTGGCCGTCGAGGAGGCGCAGCGGCTGCAACGGCTGGACAAGTCGCGGATCGAGGTGCTGCGGGCGTACGCGGAGACCAGGGCGTGCCGGCGGCAGCACCTGCTCGGGTACTTCGGCGAGGTGCTGGAACGGGCGTGCGGCAACTGCGACACCTGCGCGAGCGGCGAGGCGGGCACGGGCGTGTCGGCCAACCCCGAGTACCCGGCGCAGTCCCGCGTCCACCACGCCGAGTTCGGCTCCGGCACGGTGGTGCAGAGCGAGGCCGACCGGATCACCGTGCTGTTCGAGGAGGTCGGCTACAAGACGCTGTCGCTGGAGGCGGTGCACGCCGCCGACGTGCTCGGCCGCCACCCGGACCGGTGA